The nucleotide sequence GAGAAAAGTGATGAAAAAGATATTGAAatagtcaaaattaatattgaccaaatcgatttcgattcgaaagaaattaatgaagaaaaagatattaatgctgtaattaataatgaaaatgattttacgaGATTGACGATCGTTGGGAATTGAAAGCGATTGAACCGCCCGACGTTTACCCATAACTTTGGACGGCAAGCAAAGATATCGGCCCCACATTATGCCTATTTTAAGAGATGCCgtgagtttatttatttaacatttttgcatcgTAATCTTCACGAAAAGTCTTCTAGAATGActccaaacacgatggggttatctcaaaaattcttcatgttactaattgttttcttttgatctttgttgtttttctaagataaaataatcgtgtttgcattcattttaaaagatttttaatgaaatttttttaaaaattgtaaattaaaattgacgtttataatCGGAATTCTAAccatttcgtttaattttaaaataactttttaattgctTAATGGTATGAACTAttatacttaataaatatgacatcctcacaaaatttgcattaaaaggaGTGCAAATACTCCATATTTAgtttaaacaataaagttttgaGTAACTCCGGTTGTCaacgtcaaattttatttttccatttttttaatcctctTTAAAAATACTGTTCTAATTGCAAAACGTCACATTTCCCTCAAATCGTTTGGACATCGTTCTCATCTTGGTAATTTGATTCAAATAATACACcctaaaatgaatttaattaaactaattacattaaataattaaaataaattaattcttacgGAAATTAGGAACTTAATATCGTATTCGGTTGCTTCTTCTGGGTGATGATGCCATCGAACATGGCAATTCACATTGCCTAAAATCTCCCAAAATTCTTCTTAGATTCTAATATAGGCTCGATCTGAACTTGCGGTCGAAAAGAAAAGCTGAAATCGacgaaaaaatagttaattaattaatttaaactaatactagaacaaacactagcactatcactagaactaacactagacctagaactagaaactttcgggttaagccgtgcgcttttcgaaaaaatgttttcagaaaacaaattcgAAGTGACatttcgaacttgtttctgaagaaggctgcaacatggcatccgaaatgtcaaacattttttcaaaaaacgcacggctgaacccgaaagtttgtagttctaggtctagtgttagttctagtgatagagctagtattagttctaattttagtttaattaacactcgCCGTGacagccttcgtacttataattaatgaatttatttttatttttaattgtttaagcTGGTCTATTTCGAAATACCTGCTGCTTTCATCCAAAGTATCCTCGATATTCTCCATGGTAATTTCATCTTCGGGATTTGCGACCACATCATCTTCTAATTctacattaaaatcattttcatcattaatatctttttcttgattaattTCCTTCGAATCAATTTTTCCGAAACTTTTCTTCGAATCGAAATCGATTTCTACATTAGTAATTTTGAGTACTTCAGTATTTTTTTCATCGCTTTTATCGTCTTTATGAAGATGTTTCTTGTGTTTCTTATGCTTCCTATTTTTGTGTTGACAATTTTCCTCGGTACACCGATGTTTTCGCTCCTTCTTTTCAATCTCTGggttttccattttctttttatccttgtcattattgatattattaaacGTCGAGGAATCCGTTTGGTCCTGAATTTTTGATTCGGTGTTGGTGGAGTCCAATTTTTTCCGCTCGAATTTTCTGTTGTTAACGTTCTTCTTTTACTCTTGCTTAAGCTCGATAAAGAATTTGGATCAAATTTCATGAAGGGATAATCAGAAGGGAGTAATCGGATGTCTTTCAATGGAATTTTTCCGTTATCGCCGTCGTCGAAATAGACAGAAAGAAATGTTGAGGTAGATGAATCGGGTTCTGCCACATTTCCGGGATAAAGGCAACGATATTTTTGACTCCTATAAGCAACTACTCTTGTTCCAAccgttaattctttttcgtttcttggataaacttccaaaatctaaaataaaaaaagtcccCGTCCAAAGTTATGGAGTAAACGTCGGGTGGTTCAACCGTTTTTAATTCTCCCGCGTAAAATAACCCTCCCATTGCTGTTAAAACTCTCTTTTTAACCAAATCATCCGGTTTTAATAGACAACGATAGTCAATctctttcatttcatttttaacatttttttgaagatttgcACCAACATTTTCTTGACTTCGTTTATCTTgacccaattttaatttttcttgtttcagtTTGTCTTTAACCTTATCTTCcttaaacttattttcattaagtttattttcattaaatttattttcaataagtttattttccttaaatttatcttccttaaacttatcttcaatttcatcatCGTCATCATCTTGCCGATAACACTTAATCATGGGTTCAGTTATCAATTTCgaccttattttacatttgtCTACTATTTTTTGATTCTATTCCTTCTTGTGTTCATTGGATTCCTCGATTAATCTCAGCGGGGTATCCGCAAACGTACTGTTTTCAAGTAACCTTTGTTTAGCCACTAAAAGGTATCCACTCGCATAACCCTTCTTAGTCTCATTAGAAACCAACGTTTATGTTGTAGATAAACTCCATGatagttatcaatttttgggcgtcccaccttttctttttttttttgacgaaaagttttccggactagaatcatttaaatCTGGGGTAAAACaacacttattattatttctattaatatcttggaaattctcataatttttttaatcggttATGGCACATAGCATCGGTGGTTCTAATAAAgcattgtttattattcaCTGTTCGTCATGGTGATCGAATTTCTCTAAAATAGGGGGAGGTGGGCATAATCTATCACCGATTTTGTCATCAACAATCTTTTTCtgatcgttaattttaattttattatcgatACATTTTTCCCTTGCCTTATGGTGTTTCTTCGAACACTCTTTATGATCATTCGACtgctttttccattttaacttaattaattcttgttgtttctCCCGATATTCAGTTTAGTcgtttttaagtgttttagttGTGAATAGTTTCTTATGGTTATGTCTGTTATTGTATTCTTATTGTCtttttaagtgtttattaGCTTTTATATCCTCAAGTAAGTTTCAATagtatataaatttagaaaagtctgaatatatttacagataatgtgtgattttttaagcagCATGCTGAGAATATGTGCTTATTTTGAGTAAAAGAACAGTTTAATAAATACCCCCAATCTTCGCATATTTGAATTTCCTGTTCAAAATCCGGAGAGACAGGAGAACTGCAAGGTGTATATATTGACGGATAATCTAGATGTAGCTACATTCTTCGTACAATTCTAAAGGgaacattttgatattaaaatgttgtgcCATGCTTCATACGTCTACACGAGGTACTCAAAGTTGATACAAAagtccataaataataattaattttcaatatcggTTGGTAGAAATGGCTGCAGTGTAGtataaaaggaatttttaaatctagttTCTTCATTGACGTCATCTTCTTTAGCTTCATCATCGAAGTCATCCTGtacaaagaaatattattgcTTACTTCTTATCACACCACTAATACAatacatataatattaattttgttacaatAATACTTAACGTATAGGGAACTAGAAAGAGCCAGGAATCTGCATTAGAGAGAGATCGTCCTAAAAAGCAGTTAGTAAAAAGAACAAAGACTTGTTAATAGACGTAATTAGGTAATAGATAAAAACCTAGTATTTTATTGGGATATACATCAAATTTGGCGacgaatataaagaaaaacaaaagaaagaagtcttcaaggtcaaaaataaaaaaataaaatgacagGCTTTGTGAGGTCCATTGAGCACTATGATGTAAATCATGTTGAGACTTATGTTAAACGGCTGGAGCTGTTATTAAAAAGCAATGGAGTCGATAAAGACGAGGATAAGGTTAGTTATTTGATAACCTTAGTGGGTCCTCTTACCTACCAAATCTTAAGAACGTTGGCGACGCCGGCGTAATTCCGAGAGAAAAGTTATCGCGTTTTAATTAAGGCACTGCAAAATCATTTAACATCGTTATTGCTGAAAGATTCAAATTCAACAACGCTAAACAAGAATCTGACGAGTCCCTTCAAAGATTTATTGTCCGTCTAAACAAAATGTCTGAAAGgtacaattttaaagtttatttcaacGAAGCACTACGTGATCGATTTGTTTGTGGATTGAATGACGAGAAGATTCAGGCTGATCTGTTGACTGCAAGCGGTACACTAACGTCTGATGAAGCTTGTAAACGTACTAATGCTGTCTCAAAAATTCAAACCAAATTTAAGAATACCACGAGAAGTAAATCAATGGGCCCATGGTCTtttactaaatcaataacCCTTGTTGGGTAGAAATAGATTGAATATTATAATTCCTAATTGAAAGAACACTTTTTTACATCATTTCGCAAACATctagttgttttatttatatactaaatgataatattttatattgtagaccttttttaacaaagattGCAACCCCACCGTAACCCCGTCTTTCCGTATGATGTCAAATGTCTATTCGTAACACTACTGCCATCTCTATACCAAGTTTCTGAAAACATTGCAATGTCAGTAGAACATTCCGATAATAAGAAGTcgatattttctctttttgcTACAGCAGACTGACAATTCCATTGTAGAATCTTGAGTTTTGAATTCTTACCACCGATCAttcctttttgtttgttttgtttttaattaaataaagtaaataaacgttttttacaaaataatccCTTCAAACACTTAGAATTCAGACGTGTCTGTTGAATAATCTTCCTGGGAAGTGCTAAGATACACATCACCTTGTGAAAaggctttatttttttttgccaaCCGTTTCATTCTTCCCTTTAATGTATTGCTTTTAACTATTCTAATAGCAgagagaaataaatatttatta is from Onthophagus taurus isolate NC chromosome 8, IU_Otau_3.0, whole genome shotgun sequence and encodes:
- the LOC139431219 gene encoding protein winged eye-like, with protein sequence MIKCYRQDDDDDEIEDKFKEDKFKENKLIENKFNENKLNENKFKEDKVKDKLKQEKLKLGQDKRSQENVGANLQKNVKNEMKEIDYRCLLKPDDLVKKRVLTAMGGLFYAGELKTVEPPDILEVYPRNEKELTVGTRVVAYRSQKYRCLYPGNVAEPDSSTSTFLSVYFDDGDNGKIPLKDIRLLPSDYPFMKFDPNSLSSLSKSKRRTLTTENSSGKNWTPPTPNQKFRTKRIPRQIEKKERKHRCTEENCQHKNRKHKKHKKHLHKDDKSDEKNTEVLKITNVEIDFDSKKSFGKIDSKEINQEKDINDENDFNVELEDDVVANPEDEITMENIEDTLDESSRYFEIDQLKQLKIKINSLIISNVNCHVRWHHHPEEATEYDIKFLISGVLFESNYQDENDVQTI